The following DNA comes from Parcubacteria group bacterium.
ATCAAGATGACTCATCCACATCACATCAATCGTCTGAAGTGCGATACTCTTTTCAACCATCCGCATATTCGCCTCTCCTACTTCTTGTTCTTTGTGATTATAGACCTCTTTCGCTACGCCCGACAGATATTCCGTCGCCTCACCAATCAGCTCGGCTGTATTCTTATTGTGATTTTCCACAATTTCTTTGAGCTTGACTTGCGCTACTGGCGGAAGCACAATCATCGCCTGGATATTTTCTGCAATTTTTTCCATTTCAAGATTTCCATCTTCTGTCGTGAGACTTGCCGAAACCGCCCGCTCAATTTCTTCCCGGATATTATCAATAATCTCCGGCTTGATATTATTTGCCTCAAGAACCGCGCGTCTTTTTTTATAAAGAATTTCACGTTGCTTATTCATCACATCATCATAATCCAAGATGTGTTTTCTAATGTCAAAATTAAAGCCTTCAATTTTTGACTGAGCATTTTCAATCGTACGAGAAATGATCGGATTTTGGATCGGCTGATCTTCCGGCAATCCAAGTTTTGTCATCAGGTTGATCAAATTATCGCCGCCGAAACGCCGCATCAACTCATCTTCCAGAGAAACAAAAAATTGAGACATTCCAGGATCACCTTGGCGTCCTGCGCGACCGCGAAGCTGATTGTCGATGCGTCGCGCTTCGTGCCGCTCTGTGCCTAAAATAAACAGTCCCCCGAGTTCACGCGCCCCTTCGCCCAGCTTGATATCCGTTCCGCGTCCAGCCATATTGGTCGCGATTGTCACTGATCCGACGTGCCCGGCTTTCGCCACAATCTGCGCTTCCCGTTCATGGTTTTTGGCATTCAACACTTCATGCTCGACGCCGGATTTCATAAGGAGCATGCTGAGATATTCCGATTTCTCAACCGCAATCGTTCCCACGAGAATCGGTTGACCAAGTTTATTCACCTCCCTAATTTTTTCTACGATGGCGTTAAACTTCCCTTTTTCTGATTTATAAACAACATCAGGAATATCCTTTCTGATAGCCGGTTTGTTGGTCGGGATTTCCGTCACGTCCATTTTATACACCTTAAAAAATTCTTCCGCTGAAGTGGAAGCTGTTCCGGTCATGCCGGAAATTTTTTGGTACATCCGAAAATAGTTTTGGAAAGTAATAGTCGCAAGAGTCTTTGATTCTTTCTGCACGCGCACGTGCTCTTTCGCTTCGATTGCCTGATGCAACCCTTCACTATAGCGTCGTCCCGGCATCAAGCGCCCCGTGAAGTCATCAACAATAATCACTTCACCGTCTTTCACCACATAGTCGCGATCCAGTTGAAAAATCACTTGCGCTTTCAAAGCCTGCTCCAAATGATGCACATAAGTAATTTTTCCTGCTTCATAGATATTTCCCACATTAAGCCATGACTCAATCTTAGCAATTCCACTTTCTGTAATGGTCACTGATTTGGTTTTTTCTTCCACGGCATAATCCTCTTCTCTTTTCAGTTTTGGCACAAGCATCGCAAATTGCTCATAGAGTTTTGTCGATTCGCTGTCCGCGGCGGAAATGATCAGCGGAGTCCGCGCTTCATCGATGAGGATCGAATCCACTTCATCCACAATCACATAATTCAAGTTGCGCTGAACCATATGCTCGAGCGTCGGCACCATATTGTCCCGCAAGTAATCAAAACCAAATTCGTTATTCGTACCATAAGTAATGTCGGCCGCATAGGCTTCACGCCGGGAGATTGGCGCGAGATTTTCCATCTCAACACTAACCTCGTCATCATCTTCCACTT
Coding sequences within:
- the secA gene encoding preprotein translocase subunit SecA, encoding MSILKKIFGSNEREIGKLKPIIEKINAIEEQMLKLSDDQLRAKTVEFKKRITEKETLDELLPEVFAVMRETVKRVDGKRLFDVQMMGGIVLHSGKIAEMKTGEGKTHTSLLPMYLNALTGKGVHLVTVNDYLAKRDCNWMGGILHFLGISTACIIHDASYIYTPKVEDDDEVSVEMENLAPISRREAYAADITYGTNNEFGFDYLRDNMVPTLEHMVQRNLNYVIVDEVDSILIDEARTPLIISAADSESTKLYEQFAMLVPKLKREEDYAVEEKTKSVTITESGIAKIESWLNVGNIYEAGKITYVHHLEQALKAQVIFQLDRDYVVKDGEVIIVDDFTGRLMPGRRYSEGLHQAIEAKEHVRVQKESKTLATITFQNYFRMYQKISGMTGTASTSAEEFFKVYKMDVTEIPTNKPAIRKDIPDVVYKSEKGKFNAIVEKIREVNKLGQPILVGTIAVEKSEYLSMLLMKSGVEHEVLNAKNHEREAQIVAKAGHVGSVTIATNMAGRGTDIKLGEGARELGGLFILGTERHEARRIDNQLRGRAGRQGDPGMSQFFVSLEDELMRRFGGDNLINLMTKLGLPEDQPIQNPIISRTIENAQSKIEGFNFDIRKHILDYDDVMNKQREILYKKRRAVLEANNIKPEIIDNIREEIERAVSASLTTEDGNLEMEKIAENIQAMIVLPPVAQVKLKEIVENHNKNTAELIGEATEYLSGVAKEVYNHKEQEVGEANMRMVEKSIALQTIDVMWMSHLDEIDYLREGIGLRGYGQRDPLVEYKREAFTMFSYLMENIKQTIVHTIFRVSVAPVQQTQSAIPEKNLNFSGAEESESFASAREIQDGETREAPKQKPIINDDKIGRNDPCPCGSGKKYKKCCGK